The sequence below is a genomic window from Aspergillus nidulans FGSC A4 chromosome V.
GTTGCTGGCCAAGTACTGTAATGAGCAGCAGAAAGAGCAGTGGCTCAAGCCGCTGCTTCGAGGTGAATTCGCGTCCGCTTACTCGATGACGGAGCCAGATGTGGCCTCGTCGGACGCGACCAAGATCGCTATCAGCATCCGCCGCGAGGGGGACGAGTATATGATCAACGGGCGCAAACTCTTCGCCACCAAATGGAATCCTGAGGTGAAGTTGTATATCCTGATGGGATGCACCGACCCAAACAACCCTAACCCGCGGCGGCGCCATTCTATGCTCCTGATCCCGAGTGACACGCCCGGCTTCCGGATGCGACAGAATCTGTCAATCATGGGCCACGACTGCGCACCCGAGAGCCATGGAGAGTACGTCTATGACAATGTGCGCATTCCCGTCTCGAATGTGGTTCTCGGCGAGGGGGGGGCGTTTGAGATCGCTCAAGGCCGGCTAGGGCCAGGACGCATTCACCACTGTATGCGACTGATCGGGCAAGCCGAGCTGGCGTTCGATTACGCGCTAGTCCGTGCAACAGATGAGCGGAAGAAACCGCGAGGCAAGCTCATCTGGCAATTTGACAGTAATATCGAGCGGATCGCGCAGATGCGACTGAAATTGGATGCCCTGCGCCTGGTCGTGTTCAATGCAGCCGACACGATGGACGCTCTGGGCAACAAAAGCGGCCGATACGTGATCGCACAAAGCAAGATCCTGGTGCCTATCGCAGTg
It includes:
- a CDS encoding uncharacterized protein (transcript_id=CADANIAT00003814) codes for the protein MGKVYWAGQTMNCHAPETGNIELLAKYCNEQQKEQWLKPLLRGEFASAYSMTEPDVASSDATKIAISIRREGDEYMINGRKLFATKWNPEVKLYILMGCTDPNNPNPRRRHSMLLIPSDTPGFRMRQNLSIMGHDCAPESHGEYVYDNVRIPVSNVVLGEGGAFEIAQGRLGPGRIHHCMRLIGQAELAFDYALVRATDERKKPRGKLIWQFDSNIERIAQMRLKLDALRLVVFNAADTMDALGNKSGRYVIAQSKILVPIAVAKIVDECMQLYGGRVGRDQLKTAGSVVARHQQYYKVALQLKKQFGLDEELGDDCTWEYIEPKL